A single Phalacrocorax aristotelis chromosome 18, bGulAri2.1, whole genome shotgun sequence DNA region contains:
- the CHCHD2 gene encoding coiled-coil-helix-coiled-coil-helix domain-containing protein 2, with amino-acid sequence MPRGGRSRTSRVAPPASRAPQMRAASPAPAARAPVPAAAPASAVAAPAPKQPGLMAQMATTAAGVAVGSAVGHTIGHALTGGFGGGSSSEAARPDITYQEPQAAQPAYQQQQQQSQFAPCQYEMKQFLECAQNQTDLKLCEGFSEVLKQCRFANGLA; translated from the exons ATGCCGAGGGGTGGCCGGAGCCGCACGTCCCGCGTGGCGCCCCCCGCCAG TCGGGCACCACAAATGAGAGCTGCATCACCGGCACCTGCTGCTCGGGCGCCCGTCCCAGCAGCGGCACCGGcttctgctgtggctgctcCGGCACCGAAGCAGCCTGGTCTGATGGCACAGATGGCTACAACTGCTGCTGGAGTTGCTGTAGGCTCTGCTGTAGGCCATACCATAGGTCATGCCCTTACAGGAGGATTTGGTGGAGGAAGCAGCTCTGAAGCTGCAAGGCCTGATATTACTTACCAG GAGCCCCAGGCTGCTCAGCCTGcctaccagcagcagcagcagcagtcgCAGTTTGCTCCTTGCCAGTACGAAATGAAACAATTCCTGGAGTGTGCTCAGAACCAGACTGACCTCAAGCTGTGCGAGGGCTTCAGTGAAGTACTGAAGCAGTGCAGGTTTGCTAATG GTTTAGCCTAA